A single window of Paludisphaera rhizosphaerae DNA harbors:
- a CDS encoding tyrosine-type recombinase/integrase — MPSRYRMTWYPSARRWRKCVKGKWYSVSCKQLGVPETKEASWKAANEWWEREQALVDAPSEDDRVAQAVRVKNLVDDFAKLDDQARREAVEALLGVGSYDGLKAKAGGMLAGMDDAAPERTIGVQVENWKNLLRDSCHAGQLSEGRFDAYCRNIGTFVAWIGPQTSVDAVDEDKLEAFFSHLTEKIRAAAYSPAYAHTLLMTARQFITRLAARKLIPLPGNIRDRRFKFNHSVAAEIEVFAVEEVRALLAAAPERMRLCLLLMVQCGMYQNDVAELKQSEVDWKAGVITRARSKTRERKGPVVAYKLWPETFDLLKRHRGEGDLALTTERGKPMVKYWMEGGKMRRYDAIQSGWNRLAEVMGGKIRLSMKHLRKTGSTLLGEHPQYKFYTTYFLADSPKGMSEKHYTRPSDAEFFEALDWLRERVLGAEKGEAPPQLVLDDEA; from the coding sequence ATGCCGAGCCGATATCGCATGACCTGGTACCCGTCCGCGCGCCGCTGGCGCAAGTGCGTGAAGGGTAAGTGGTACTCTGTCTCCTGCAAGCAGCTCGGCGTCCCGGAGACCAAGGAAGCCTCCTGGAAGGCCGCCAACGAGTGGTGGGAACGGGAGCAGGCGCTCGTCGACGCCCCCTCCGAGGACGACCGCGTCGCCCAGGCGGTGCGGGTGAAGAACCTGGTCGACGACTTCGCCAAGCTGGACGACCAGGCCCGCAGGGAGGCCGTCGAGGCGCTGCTGGGCGTCGGCTCCTACGACGGGCTGAAGGCCAAGGCCGGCGGCATGCTCGCCGGAATGGACGACGCGGCCCCGGAACGGACGATCGGCGTCCAGGTCGAGAACTGGAAGAATCTGCTCCGCGATTCGTGCCACGCCGGGCAGCTCTCCGAGGGGCGGTTCGACGCGTACTGTCGCAATATCGGCACCTTCGTCGCGTGGATCGGCCCGCAGACGTCCGTCGACGCCGTCGACGAAGACAAGCTGGAGGCGTTCTTCAGCCACCTCACCGAGAAGATCAGGGCGGCCGCCTACTCCCCCGCCTACGCCCACACCCTCCTGATGACCGCCCGCCAGTTCATCACCCGGCTGGCGGCTCGGAAGCTCATCCCGCTGCCCGGGAACATCCGCGACAGGCGGTTCAAGTTCAATCATTCGGTCGCGGCCGAGATCGAGGTCTTCGCCGTCGAGGAGGTCCGGGCGCTGCTGGCCGCCGCCCCCGAACGCATGCGGCTCTGCCTGCTGCTCATGGTTCAGTGCGGCATGTACCAGAACGACGTGGCCGAACTCAAGCAAAGCGAGGTGGACTGGAAAGCGGGCGTGATCACCCGCGCCCGCAGCAAGACCCGCGAACGCAAGGGGCCGGTGGTCGCTTACAAGCTCTGGCCCGAGACGTTCGATCTGCTGAAGCGGCACCGCGGCGAGGGCGACCTGGCGTTGACCACGGAGCGCGGGAAGCCGATGGTCAAATACTGGATGGAGGGCGGCAAGATGCGTCGCTACGACGCGATCCAGTCGGGTTGGAACCGCCTCGCCGAGGTCATGGGAGGGAAGATCCGGCTGAGCATGAAGCACTTGCGGAAGACCGGATCGACGCTGCTCGGGGAACATCCGCAATACAAGTTCTACACCACCTACTTCCTCGCCGACTCGCCCAAAGGTATGTCCGAGAAGCACTATACGCGGCCTTCAGACGCCGAGTTTTTCGAGGCGCTGGACTGGCTGCGCGAGCGTGTCCTCGGGGCGGAAAAGGGCGAGGCGCCGCCGCAGCTCGTCCTCGACGATGAGGCATAG